From the genome of Cytobacillus luteolus, one region includes:
- a CDS encoding peptidoglycan DD-metalloendopeptidase family protein: MQDLIRRLAVVVIMGICIGLLFIGGRTISAHTISYEDKAENWVWPVAGEITDYYGTRAGKHKGIDIAAPTGADTYSVDEGIVKKSYYSYTYGHVVFIAHPSGFETVYAHLSKRSVKEGDYVKRGGKIGEIGSTGRSTGAHLHFEVHFGEWNYNKNNSIDPLMVLNVDEMLVSNDTALSNDETISEEDITNASAYSFGPVYEGELFDSWNSIEYEAGQLLSSSMVVASLPERKPNISNGKKIIVEPNETLWDISQEYLVSIESIMKWNNLNSDLLMIGQELIIHATMDEVYVVKSGDTLPEIAIKTGTTVEKIKEMNNLNRNIVHPNQILIINSK, from the coding sequence ATGCAAGATCTAATAAGACGTCTAGCTGTAGTAGTTATTATGGGAATTTGCATAGGGCTATTATTTATTGGAGGTCGAACAATTAGCGCGCATACAATCTCTTATGAAGATAAAGCTGAAAATTGGGTATGGCCGGTTGCAGGAGAAATAACTGATTACTATGGAACGAGAGCTGGGAAGCATAAAGGAATTGATATCGCAGCACCAACCGGGGCAGATACATATTCTGTTGATGAAGGAATTGTAAAAAAATCATATTATTCATATACATATGGTCACGTCGTATTTATTGCTCATCCTAGTGGTTTTGAGACAGTCTATGCACACCTCAGCAAGCGAAGTGTTAAAGAAGGGGACTATGTTAAGAGAGGCGGAAAGATAGGTGAAATAGGTAGTACAGGCAGGTCTACAGGGGCGCATCTCCATTTCGAGGTGCATTTTGGTGAGTGGAACTATAACAAAAACAATTCAATTGATCCCTTAATGGTTTTAAATGTAGATGAAATGCTTGTATCAAATGATACAGCTTTATCAAATGATGAAACTATATCAGAAGAAGATATAACGAATGCCAGTGCATATTCTTTTGGGCCAGTTTATGAAGGAGAATTATTTGATAGTTGGAATTCAATTGAATACGAGGCTGGGCAGCTGCTTTCAAGTTCAATGGTTGTAGCAAGTTTACCTGAGAGAAAACCAAATATCTCAAATGGTAAAAAAATTATTGTTGAACCAAATGAAACACTATGGGATATTTCACAGGAGTATCTCGTCTCAATTGAATCCATTATGAAGTGGAATAATTTAAATAGTGATTTATTAATGATAGGTCAAGAATTAATAATACATGCAACAATGGATGAAGTATATGTTGTGAAGTCGGGAGATACTTTACCGGAGATAGCAATTAAAACAGGAACGACTGTTGAAAAAATTAAAGAAATGAACAATCTTAATCGAAATATCGTCCATCCAAATCAAATTTTAATAATTAATAGTAAGTAG
- the rluB gene encoding 23S rRNA pseudouridine(2605) synthase RluB, with product MERLQKVIAHAGVASRRKAEELILDGRVTVNGKVVRELGIKVGPSDKVEVNGVPLDKEEPVYHLLYKPRGVISSVSDDKGRKVVTDFFPHITQRIYPIGRLDYDTSGLLLVTNDGEFANLLMHPKHEVDKLYVAKVKGIPSKEKLRLLEKGIQLEDGKTAPAKVKMLSVDKKKQTAIIEITIHEGRNRQVRRMFDAIGHEVLKLKREKYGFLTLSGLSTGDSRELSPHEVKQLRAIVTTKGHRLN from the coding sequence ATGGAAAGATTACAGAAAGTTATTGCCCACGCAGGCGTAGCTTCGAGACGAAAAGCAGAGGAATTAATCCTTGATGGAAGAGTAACAGTTAACGGTAAAGTAGTTAGAGAACTAGGCATTAAGGTAGGACCTAGTGATAAAGTAGAAGTAAATGGTGTACCTCTAGACAAAGAAGAACCAGTATACCATCTCCTATATAAACCCCGTGGAGTTATATCGAGTGTTTCTGATGATAAAGGTAGAAAGGTTGTTACTGACTTTTTCCCACATATTACACAAAGAATTTATCCAATTGGTAGATTAGATTATGATACTTCTGGTCTGTTATTGGTTACAAATGACGGTGAATTCGCAAACCTATTAATGCATCCAAAACATGAAGTAGATAAACTTTATGTAGCAAAGGTGAAAGGAATTCCGTCAAAGGAAAAATTAAGATTATTAGAAAAGGGCATTCAGTTAGAGGACGGTAAAACGGCACCTGCAAAGGTTAAAATGCTATCCGTAGACAAGAAAAAACAAACTGCAATTATAGAGATAACGATACATGAAGGTAGAAATAGACAAGTACGTAGAATGTTTGATGCAATTGGGCATGAAGTGTTGAAGCTAAAGCGAGAAAAATATGGTTTCTTAACTCTGTCTGGACTAAGCACAGGTGATTCAAGGGAACTATCACCTCATGAAGTAAAACAATTACGAGCAATTGTTACAACAAAGGGACATAGACTAAACTAA
- a CDS encoding ATP-binding protein translates to MMFWRSVVGKLWITILLLVSFVLFTLTILLLEFFENYHVREAEQGLTQIASKIAFIMESHKDKELAREISWELIDDNTNVIIIEDEDTHWYSPGDQGSKSLTYKFIENHPELYKTITDDKTVSQRMDLNGSNVTNGNSEEMFIIGTPLHVDNKKQGAVFLYQSLNEVRETTKQTTRFILLAAGIAIVLTTIFAFFLSTRITAPLRKMRQAAFEVARGKFDTKVPMLTHDEIGELAVAFNQMARQLKFNLNALNQEKEQLSSVLSSMADGVITLSRDGTVLVTNPPAERFLQAWYYQQGMQSKDGEELPSEMTELFQNVVSIEKEQIIEISMQGRSWVILMSPLYNQTYIRGAVAVIRDMTEERRLDKLREDFIANVSHELRTPISMLQGYSEAIIDDIASTEEEKREIAKVIYDESLRMGRLVNDLLDLARMQASHISLNIEEAEITELVNRIIRKFQGPAKERNIKLSLVKPDSLGAFQLDPDRIEQVLTNLIDNALRHTESEGNVTLQVDLQEGGLLIDVKDSGSGIPEEDLPFVFERFYKADKARTRGRSGTGLGLAIVKNIIDAHQGHISVHSKINEGTTFTFFIPRKIE, encoded by the coding sequence ATGATGTTTTGGCGAAGTGTAGTAGGTAAGCTCTGGATTACCATTTTATTACTCGTTTCATTTGTATTATTTACATTAACTATTCTGCTATTAGAGTTCTTTGAGAATTACCACGTGCGAGAGGCGGAACAAGGCTTAACCCAAATCGCATCAAAGATTGCTTTTATTATGGAGTCGCATAAGGATAAAGAACTAGCAAGGGAAATCTCATGGGAGCTAATAGATGATAATACGAATGTTATTATAATTGAAGATGAAGACACACATTGGTATTCCCCAGGTGATCAGGGAAGTAAAAGTTTAACATATAAATTTATAGAAAACCATCCTGAGCTGTATAAAACGATTACTGATGATAAGACTGTTTCTCAACGTATGGATTTAAACGGAAGCAATGTTACAAATGGCAATTCCGAAGAGATGTTTATCATTGGGACCCCATTACATGTGGATAATAAAAAACAGGGAGCTGTATTTTTATATCAATCCTTAAACGAGGTAAGGGAAACAACGAAGCAAACTACCAGATTTATTTTACTTGCAGCAGGTATTGCTATTGTATTAACAACAATTTTTGCGTTTTTCCTATCCACTCGAATTACAGCACCGCTAAGAAAAATGCGACAAGCAGCTTTTGAAGTGGCAAGAGGGAAGTTTGATACAAAAGTTCCAATGTTAACTCATGATGAAATTGGAGAATTGGCTGTTGCCTTTAACCAAATGGCCAGGCAGCTTAAATTCAATCTAAACGCACTTAACCAGGAAAAAGAGCAGTTATCAAGTGTATTAAGTAGTATGGCAGATGGAGTTATTACCCTAAGTAGAGATGGAACTGTTTTAGTAACTAATCCTCCTGCAGAGCGATTTTTACAGGCTTGGTATTATCAGCAAGGCATGCAAAGTAAAGATGGAGAAGAATTACCTTCAGAGATGACTGAATTATTTCAAAATGTTGTTTCAATTGAAAAAGAACAAATTATAGAAATAAGCATGCAAGGACGTAGTTGGGTTATTTTAATGAGTCCTTTATATAACCAAACATACATCCGCGGAGCAGTAGCAGTCATTAGGGACATGACAGAAGAACGAAGATTAGATAAGTTAAGAGAGGATTTTATTGCAAATGTCTCTCATGAACTTAGAACACCAATTTCCATGCTGCAAGGATATAGTGAAGCGATTATTGATGATATTGCAAGTACTGAAGAAGAAAAAAGAGAAATTGCCAAGGTAATTTATGATGAATCACTTCGTATGGGCAGGTTAGTCAATGACCTATTAGACCTCGCACGAATGCAAGCAAGTCATATTAGTCTTAATATAGAAGAAGCTGAAATTACCGAGTTAGTTAATAGGATTATTAGAAAGTTTCAGGGACCTGCTAAAGAAAGGAATATTAAGCTATCATTAGTAAAACCTGATTCTTTAGGTGCTTTTCAACTAGATCCTGATCGAATTGAACAGGTATTAACAAACCTAATTGATAACGCACTTCGACATACGGAAAGTGAAGGGAATGTTACCTTACAGGTTGACCTACAAGAAGGTGGCTTGCTGATTGATGTTAAGGATTCAGGATCAGGAATACCTGAAGAGGATTTACCTTTTGTGTTTGAACGATTTTATAAGGCTGACAAAGCTAGAACGAGGGGAAGATCAGGTACTGGTTTAGGCTTGGCGATTGTAAAAAATATTATTGACGCACACCAAGGACACATATCCGTCCATAGCAAAATAAACGAAGGTACGACATTTACTTTCTTTATCCCTCGAAAAATAGAGTAA
- the ccsB gene encoding c-type cytochrome biogenesis protein CcsB, producing the protein MAELSGNFLYVAFFLYLFATFVFAGSIRDKNSKSNVKKWANTGIGLTIIGFLFQTAYFITRWVAAGHAPVSNLFEFTTFFGMMLVLAFIIIYFIYKTSALGLFTLPVAVLLIAYASMFPREISPLIPALQSDWLAIHVSTAAAGQAILAISFVAGVLYLVKAVDQTVKSKKTFWLESIMYTLVVTVGFIIVSSIFGGMGYESTFKWIDKNDRESQMVYHLPALVGPNEGELLTENKFEPLIELPAIISARKLNTVIWSFLVGTILYGLLRLVLRKRIAAAIQPAVKNINLDLVDEISYRSVTIGFPVFTLGALIFAMIWAQIAWTRFWGWDPKEVWALITFLFYAAYLHLRLSKGWHGEKSAWLAVIGFAIIMFNLIFVNLVIAGLHSYA; encoded by the coding sequence GTGGCTGAACTTAGTGGGAATTTTTTATACGTAGCATTTTTTCTTTATTTATTCGCTACATTTGTATTTGCTGGTTCAATTCGCGATAAAAATAGTAAATCGAATGTAAAAAAATGGGCTAATACAGGAATTGGACTTACAATTATTGGGTTTCTTTTTCAAACAGCTTACTTTATAACTAGATGGGTTGCAGCAGGACATGCTCCTGTTAGTAATCTTTTTGAATTTACAACATTCTTTGGCATGATGTTAGTACTAGCATTTATTATTATCTATTTCATTTATAAAACAAGTGCTCTTGGATTATTTACTTTACCCGTTGCAGTTCTTTTAATTGCATATGCAAGTATGTTTCCAAGAGAAATATCTCCACTAATCCCAGCTTTGCAAAGTGATTGGCTTGCTATTCACGTTTCAACTGCTGCAGCAGGACAAGCAATTCTTGCAATCAGCTTTGTAGCTGGTGTCCTTTACTTAGTAAAAGCTGTAGATCAAACGGTTAAAAGCAAGAAGACTTTCTGGCTTGAATCAATTATGTACACTTTAGTAGTTACGGTGGGCTTCATTATTGTATCCTCTATTTTTGGAGGAATGGGGTATGAGTCTACCTTCAAATGGATTGATAAAAATGATAGAGAATCACAAATGGTTTACCATCTCCCGGCATTAGTAGGCCCAAATGAAGGTGAACTACTTACAGAGAATAAATTTGAACCACTTATTGAACTACCTGCAATTATTAGTGCGCGTAAGTTAAATACAGTTATTTGGTCATTTTTAGTTGGTACAATTTTATATGGATTATTAAGATTAGTATTACGTAAGAGAATTGCAGCTGCAATTCAACCGGCCGTTAAGAATATAAATTTAGACCTTGTAGATGAAATTAGTTATCGTTCTGTTACGATAGGCTTTCCAGTCTTTACATTAGGAGCATTGATTTTCGCTATGATTTGGGCGCAAATTGCCTGGACCAGATTCTGGGGTTGGGATCCTAAAGAAGTATGGGCACTTATTACGTTTTTATTCTACGCTGCGTACTTACATTTGCGTCTCTCAAAAGGCTGGCATGGTGAGAAATCAGCTTGGTTAGCAGTTATTGGCTTCGCAATTATTATGTTTAACCTTATTTTTGTCAATTTGGTAATTGCAGGTCTACACTCTTACGCATAA
- the resA gene encoding thiol-disulfide oxidoreductase ResA yields MKKNRLVIRTIILLLLASALGYTLYSNFFVSKEKVNVGDMAPDFVLSDLNGEKHRLSDYRGQGVFLNFWGTWCKPCEKEMPYMENQYNVYKDQGVQIIAVNVGEPLLSVSKFVDSYGLTFPVVIDKGDQVLNAYGIDPLPTTLLIDKDGRVVEIITGSMTERMVMDKMELIKP; encoded by the coding sequence ATGAAGAAGAATCGGTTGGTTATTCGTACAATTATTCTATTATTACTTGCATCTGCACTTGGCTATACTTTATACAGTAATTTTTTTGTGAGTAAGGAGAAAGTTAATGTTGGAGATATGGCACCTGATTTTGTTCTTTCAGACTTAAATGGCGAGAAACACCGTTTATCAGATTATCGTGGACAAGGTGTTTTCTTAAATTTTTGGGGTACTTGGTGTAAACCTTGTGAAAAGGAAATGCCATATATGGAGAACCAATATAATGTTTATAAAGATCAGGGCGTACAGATCATAGCCGTAAATGTGGGTGAACCATTATTAAGTGTAAGTAAATTTGTTGATAGTTATGGATTAACATTTCCGGTAGTGATTGATAAAGGAGATCAGGTGTTAAATGCATATGGTATTGATCCATTACCAACAACGCTACTAATTGATAAAGATGGAAGAGTTGTAGAAATTATTACGGGTAGTATGACTGAACGAATGGTTATGGACAAAATGGAGCTTATTAAGCCATAG
- a CDS encoding response regulator transcription factor — protein sequence MENEARILVVDDEERIRRLLKMYLERENYLIEEAENGDQALEKAIQTDYDLILLDIMMPGKDGIEVCRELREKKATPIIMLTAKGEEVNRVQGFEVGTDDYIVKPFSPREVVLRVKALLRRSSSTSYLQTETTTKDVIVFPHLTIDNDAHRVTADGREVGLTPKEYELLYFLAKAPDKVFDREQLLKEVWHYEFFGDLRTVDTHVKRLREKLNKVSTEAAKMIVTVWGVGYKFEVVNG from the coding sequence ATGGAAAATGAAGCAAGAATTTTAGTTGTTGATGATGAGGAAAGAATTCGCCGCTTATTAAAAATGTACTTAGAACGCGAAAACTATCTAATTGAAGAGGCTGAAAATGGTGATCAGGCATTAGAGAAAGCCATTCAGACAGATTATGACTTGATCCTTCTAGATATCATGATGCCTGGAAAAGATGGTATTGAGGTTTGTCGTGAATTACGTGAAAAGAAAGCTACTCCAATTATTATGCTTACAGCAAAAGGTGAAGAAGTAAATCGTGTACAAGGTTTTGAAGTAGGGACAGATGACTATATCGTTAAGCCGTTTAGTCCACGTGAAGTAGTACTAAGAGTAAAAGCACTATTAAGACGTTCTTCATCAACATCTTACTTACAAACGGAAACAACAACGAAGGATGTTATTGTATTTCCACATTTAACGATAGATAATGATGCACACCGAGTAACTGCTGATGGCAGAGAAGTTGGCTTAACTCCAAAAGAATATGAGTTACTATATTTCCTGGCAAAAGCTCCGGATAAGGTATTTGATAGAGAGCAGTTGTTGAAGGAAGTATGGCACTATGAATTTTTCGGAGACCTTCGTACTGTCGACACGCATGTAAAACGACTTAGAGAAAAGCTAAACAAGGTATCTACCGAAGCTGCTAAAATGATTGTGACTGTATGGGGTGTTGGTTACAAGTTTGAGGTAGTTAATGGATGA
- a CDS encoding cytochrome c biogenesis protein ResB yields the protein MELEQVKCECGHVNPHGTVLCESCGKPLIEDTSQKLLDMRYEGSARRSQTYNKTVIDQIWNFFSSVKVGVWLIVVTLVASALGTIYPQEMYIPPTVTAAEYYEDQYGFTGAMYYQLGFHNLYGSWWYMILIASIGISLVICSLDRVVPLYRALKKQGIKRNEGFLRRQRLFSSTKVDNYEEIYDTIKSNLQKKRYNVREENGNILAEKGRFSRWGPYVNHVGLIIFLIGAMLRFFPGMYTDEVMWIREGETKSIPGTNGQYFLKNEEFIKEVYEEGKEDEVFNEAINRAGSGMVVKNYQTNVTLYERDENAIPGEEAELIKVKDHDIKVNIPLKHDHYALYQVDYKLDELSTMSFNLVNKASQESMGNIKIDLRDPQLKYDLQNDYSIEIVSYFPDFYFDNDGNPASKSKIPNNPAFVFKMYSPQKPEGEISFVAIQQNLEPFGDNTYKMSFSGIETKDVSALIVRRDFTLWILGLGGIIFMVGVVQGMYWVHRRVWVQKVNGEILIAGHTNKNWFGLKNEINSILMDTKLNLPIDQTQEEEKVTKGSE from the coding sequence ATGGAACTTGAACAAGTAAAGTGTGAATGTGGACATGTTAACCCACATGGGACTGTCTTATGTGAATCATGCGGTAAACCTTTAATTGAAGATACTAGTCAAAAACTTTTAGATATGAGATACGAGGGGAGTGCAAGGCGCTCTCAAACTTATAATAAGACAGTAATTGATCAGATTTGGAACTTTTTCTCATCTGTTAAGGTTGGGGTTTGGTTAATTGTTGTAACTTTAGTTGCGTCTGCACTTGGAACGATATATCCTCAAGAAATGTATATACCGCCTACGGTTACAGCAGCTGAATATTATGAGGATCAGTATGGCTTTACAGGAGCAATGTATTATCAGCTAGGATTTCATAATTTGTATGGTTCTTGGTGGTATATGATACTTATTGCTTCAATTGGTATATCGCTTGTGATATGTAGTTTGGATCGTGTTGTTCCTTTATATCGTGCTCTTAAAAAGCAAGGAATAAAAAGAAATGAAGGTTTTTTACGACGTCAACGTTTATTTAGTAGTACTAAAGTAGATAATTATGAGGAAATCTATGATACTATAAAATCAAATCTTCAAAAGAAGCGTTACAACGTTAGAGAAGAAAATGGTAATATTCTTGCCGAAAAAGGCCGATTTTCTAGATGGGGTCCATATGTAAACCATGTTGGTCTTATTATTTTTCTTATAGGGGCTATGCTTCGCTTTTTCCCTGGCATGTATACCGATGAAGTAATGTGGATACGTGAAGGAGAAACAAAAAGCATTCCTGGAACCAACGGGCAATACTTCTTAAAAAATGAAGAGTTTATAAAGGAAGTTTATGAAGAAGGTAAGGAAGATGAAGTATTTAATGAGGCTATAAACCGTGCAGGAAGCGGAATGGTTGTAAAGAATTACCAAACAAATGTAACTCTTTATGAACGTGACGAAAATGCAATACCAGGTGAAGAGGCAGAACTAATTAAGGTAAAAGATCATGATATTAAGGTTAATATTCCTTTAAAGCATGACCACTATGCTTTGTACCAGGTAGATTATAAATTAGATGAACTAAGCACTATGTCATTTAATTTGGTTAATAAGGCAAGTCAAGAATCAATGGGGAACATCAAGATTGACCTTCGTGACCCACAACTAAAATATGATCTACAAAATGATTACTCAATTGAAATTGTTAGTTATTTTCCGGATTTTTATTTTGACAATGATGGGAATCCTGCTTCAAAGTCGAAGATACCAAATAACCCGGCCTTTGTATTTAAAATGTATAGTCCACAAAAGCCAGAAGGTGAAATTAGCTTTGTAGCGATTCAACAAAACCTTGAACCTTTTGGAGATAACACTTATAAAATGTCTTTCTCTGGAATCGAAACGAAGGATGTTTCTGCTTTAATCGTAAGACGTGATTTTACACTTTGGATCTTAGGATTAGGTGGTATAATTTTTATGGTGGGTGTTGTCCAAGGTATGTATTGGGTTCACCGTCGAGTATGGGTACAAAAAGTAAATGGTGAGATTCTGATTGCTGGTCACACAAATAAAAACTGGTTCGGTTTAAAAAATGAGATTAATTCCATTTTAATGGATACAAAATTAAACCTACCTATTGACCAGACACAAGAAGAAGAAAAAGTCACAAAAGGGAGTGAATAA
- the sigX gene encoding RNA polymerase sigma factor SigX → MDAVFQELYEKYHHDVFSFLFYMVKNREQAEDLVQEVYIRVLKSYDRFEGKSSEKTWLFSIARHVAIDSFRKQKGWKQRILDSFDWNKQQVIDYAPLPEEIALQNEQIQTMYRCLDKCTVDQRLVLVLRYIQSLSISETAESLGWTESKVKTTQHRALKILKGYMEELVIKEEIVDEKVRVER, encoded by the coding sequence ATGGACGCCGTGTTTCAAGAGCTCTATGAAAAATATCATCACGATGTCTTTTCATTTTTGTTCTATATGGTTAAAAATCGTGAACAAGCTGAGGACCTCGTTCAAGAAGTATATATAAGAGTACTGAAATCCTATGATAGGTTTGAAGGGAAAAGCAGTGAAAAAACGTGGTTGTTTTCTATAGCTAGGCATGTCGCTATTGATTCCTTTAGAAAGCAGAAGGGTTGGAAACAAAGAATATTAGACTCTTTTGACTGGAATAAGCAGCAGGTCATAGATTATGCACCTTTACCAGAGGAAATAGCTTTACAAAATGAACAGATTCAAACAATGTACCGATGCTTGGATAAATGTACAGTTGACCAACGTCTTGTTTTGGTTCTTCGTTATATTCAATCCTTATCCATCTCAGAAACAGCAGAAAGCTTAGGCTGGACTGAAAGTAAGGTTAAAACAACCCAGCATCGAGCTTTAAAGATATTAAAAGGATATATGGAAGAACTTGTGATAAAGGAGGAGATCGTTGATGAAAAAGTCCGAGTGGAACGATGA
- a CDS encoding spore maturation protein, with protein MSIISSISLWLIPIIIGFMLIYGTIKKVPTYETFVEGGKEGIKIAFSIIPFLVGMLVAISIFRASGALEFFVGLIRPVLEAIGVPAEIVPLAIIRPISGTAALGMTSDIIATYGPDSFIGRLASTLQGSTDTTFYVLTVYFGAVGIKKMGDALKVGLWADLLGIIAAVTVVTLMFG; from the coding sequence ATGAGTATCATTAGTTCTATCTCCCTTTGGTTAATTCCTATAATCATCGGTTTTATGCTGATTTATGGGACAATCAAGAAAGTACCTACATATGAGACCTTTGTAGAAGGGGGAAAAGAAGGAATCAAAATAGCATTTTCGATTATCCCTTTTTTAGTAGGTATGTTAGTGGCAATTTCTATATTTCGTGCCTCGGGGGCATTAGAATTTTTTGTTGGGCTAATTAGACCTGTTCTAGAAGCGATTGGGGTACCTGCTGAAATTGTCCCTTTAGCTATCATCCGTCCAATCTCAGGAACTGCCGCACTCGGAATGACATCAGATATCATTGCGACATACGGACCAGACTCCTTCATAGGTCGCCTAGCATCAACTTTACAAGGAAGCACTGATACCACTTTCTACGTATTAACCGTTTACTTCGGAGCAGTAGGCATAAAAAAAATGGGAGACGCCCTAAAAGTCGGACTATGGGCAGACCTACTAGGAATCATCGCAGCAGTAACAGTCGTAACACTTATGTTCGGATAA
- a CDS encoding histidinol-phosphatase, translating into MLTDYHNHLERGTLSLDYLTQFTNAAVERGINHFGISEHAYHFYQTKSILSNPWIEERRIYDMKDYVNLFYDAWNQNIDVKMSIEMDYTTGKHEEMNEFIKSYEFDYCIGSIHWIDDFGIDLAEFKTEWERRDLYTIYRRYYDQVESLAQSNLFDIVGHLDLVKIFNYVPKDEEFLLEQYDRATTALANSKTCVEISTAGLRKQTKSLYPDRKLLEMCYTKGVPIVFSSDAHVPEHVGADYDQAIKLARQVGYTTIMTFSKGERKEIRF; encoded by the coding sequence ATGCTGACAGATTATCATAATCATCTAGAACGGGGTACTTTGTCATTAGATTATCTGACTCAATTCACAAATGCTGCGGTCGAAAGAGGAATCAATCATTTTGGTATTTCTGAACATGCTTATCATTTTTATCAAACGAAAAGTATTTTAAGTAATCCTTGGATAGAAGAAAGACGAATATATGATATGAAGGATTATGTTAACCTTTTTTATGATGCATGGAATCAAAACATTGATGTGAAAATGTCGATAGAAATGGATTACACCACTGGAAAACATGAAGAAATGAATGAGTTTATTAAGAGCTATGAATTTGACTATTGTATCGGTTCAATCCATTGGATAGATGATTTTGGAATTGATTTAGCTGAGTTTAAAACTGAATGGGAAAGACGAGACCTTTATACAATCTATCGTAGGTATTATGATCAAGTGGAGTCACTCGCACAATCCAACCTTTTTGATATAGTGGGTCATCTTGATCTTGTTAAAATCTTTAACTATGTTCCAAAAGACGAAGAGTTTTTACTTGAGCAATATGATCGTGCTACCACCGCTCTAGCTAATTCCAAAACGTGTGTAGAAATAAGTACAGCCGGTCTACGAAAGCAAACTAAAAGTTTATATCCTGATAGAAAATTATTAGAGATGTGCTATACAAAAGGGGTTCCTATTGTCTTTTCATCTGACGCACACGTTCCCGAGCATGTGGGAGCAGATTATGACCAAGCCATAAAACTTGCAAGACAGGTAGGCTACACAACCATTATGACCTTTTCTAAGGGTGAACGGAAAGAAATAAGATTTTGA